The Stieleria maiorica genome includes the window TGTTTGTCGTCACTTTTATTCTGATCTTTTTCGGCGCGTTTCGTCTCAGCAATCACGCCACGGAAAAGTTTGCCGCCATTCCATTAAGCGATCATATCGAGGATCCTCGCAGTGAGTGAAGCACCAAAGACCGACCACGCCTATGACGGCATCGAAGAGTATGACAATCCGCTGCCGGGTTGGTGGAAATGGTTGTTTATCGCGTCGATCGTGTTCTGTCCGTTCTATTGGGTGTATTACCACAACGGCGCGAAAGGACGATCGATCCAAGATCAGTACGGCGTCGCGCTGGCGGAGAACACGCGATTGCAGTTCGCCGAGATCGGGGACCTGAAATTGGACGGCCCGACGATCGCCAGGTTCATGGCCAAAGACAGCTGGGTGAAGGTCGGCGAGTCGGTGTTCCGCGCCAATTGCGTCTCCTGTCACGGCCGCGAGGGCGAAGGCAAGGTCGGCCCGAATTTGACCGACGAGGCGTTCAAGAACATCACCGTGTTGGCGGACATCGGCAAAGTGATCAACAACGGCGCCGGAAACGGGGCGATGCCGAAGTGGTCCAATCGGCTGCACATCAACGAGATCGTTTTGGTGTCTGCCTATGTCGCCAAGTTACGGGGGCAGAATGTGGAAGGCGGCCGACCGGAAGAGGGCAACAAGATTGCGCCGTGGCCGGAGCCGGTGGTCGAGGAAGAGTCGGACGAAGAGGGCGACGCGAAGTCGTGATCGTTTCGGGTAGCGGAACTCGCCGAGAGTTTCGCTGCGGCGGAATGGCGGAGGCAATTGGGCATTACGTTCCAAGGCGGAGCCTTGGAACGAGGAAAATTGATTCTGGGCATTACGTTCCAAGGCGGAGCCTGGAACGAGGAAAATTGAACCTTGTTCACGGGCTCAGCCTGGGGACACACCGACTTGTAGGCTTCGCCTCGTATGGGTCGGCTACGTGTGGCGGAGCCACTCGGGCATTGCGTTCCAAGGCGGAGCCTTGGAACGAGGATAAACGAGGATACGTGGAGGATTTGAACAGAACAGAGATGAACAAGACTGTACCGGGCAACGACGCGTTGTTGGACGCTCCCGAACACGTGCTGAGCACGATGGAGCGTGACGGCAGTCGACGCTGGTTGCGTCCGCGATTGTCGATGGGGGCCTGGTGGCAACGTCGACGCATCGTTGCCTATCTATTGATGGTGGTGTTTGTGCTGGTCCCGCATCTGCGGATCGGCGGCAAGCCCGTCATCTTGTTGGACATCGCCGGTCGTGAGTTTACGATTCTGGGACGCACGTTTCTGCCGACCGACACGCTGTTGCTGGCGTTGTTGATGTTGACCGTGTTCGTCTCCATCGTCTTGGTCACCGCGATTGCCGGGCGCGCCTGGTGCGGCTGGGCCTGTCCCCAAACGGTCTACATGGAGTTTCTGTTCCGCCCGATCGATCGGTTGTTTGAAGGCACGGTGGGCAAGGGGGGCAAGGCGAAACGGAGCGTCTCGTTCCCGCTGCAGATCGCTCGCTTCGCGGTGTATGTCTTGTTGTGCGGATTTTTGGCCCACACCTTCCTGGCCTATTTTGTTCGCACCGACCAGCTGAAGGAGTGGGTGACCAGTTCACCGATCGAACATCCGGTCGCGTTTGTGGTGATGGCGGCAACGTTGGGATTGATGCTGTTTGATTTCATGTTCTTCCGCGAACAGCTTTGTCTGATCGCTTGCCCCTACGGTCGGTTCCAGTCGGTCATGCTGGACGAACAGTCGTTGATCGTGGCCTATGACCACGTCCGCGGCGAACCTCGAAAGCGTGGCAAACACACCTCCGGTGACGGCGCGGGGGACTGCGTGGATTGCAACCAGTGCGTCGTCGTCTGTCCGACCGGTATCGACATCCGAAACGGGTTGCAGATGGAATGTGTCAATTGCACCCAGTGCATCGACGCCTGTGATGTGGTGATGGAGCGGGTCGGGTCGCCCAAGGGGCTGATCCGCTACAGTTCCCAGGATTCGATCGCAGGGAAGGCGATGAAGATGTTCCGCGCCCGAACGATCGTTTATCCGCTGATTCTGTTGTTATTGATGAGCGGGCTGGTGTTTGCGATTTCGACCAAATCGGGGTTTGACGCGCGAATCATTCGTCCCGGTGGTGCCCCGTTTACCATGTATCCCGACGGCACGGCATCCAACGAGTTTCGCATTCGTCTGGTCAATCGCACCTCCGAGCCGCAAAAGTATGGATTGGTTTCCGAGTCGGACGATGTAACGATCGAAGTGTTGGATGAAGACAAGATGAGTCTGGAACCCGGCCAGTCGGTGTTGGTTCCCGTCCACGTCACGTTCAAGGGCTCGATGACGCGTGGCAGCGGTCGCAAGGTCGTGCCGGCGACGATTTCAGACAAAAGCGACAATGTTCGCGAAGTCGAATTCTCACTTTTAGGACCCCGGTAAATGGCTACGGCGACAGGGATCGAATCCATCGAGTCGGCAGAACGACGCGCCAAGCGGTTTTGGATCGCGTTGGTCGTGTTTCTGTTTGCGATCCAATGCACCATCATGGGGCTGGTGATGCACCTGGCGATCGGCGATCCGTCGGCCGCCGTGGTGCCCGATTACCATAACCGGGCGCTGAACTGGGATGAGGCGCGGCGAACCCTGGAGGCTGCCGATCGGCTGGGGTGGCAGATCCGCTTTGAAGCCTCCGATGTCGCAGACGATCGGGGCATGCGGGCGATCGAATTGAACATCACCGACGAGCAGGGCGATGGGATCGATAACTTGGTGGTCGGCGGCAAGTTGTACCACCACGCGCGGGCCGACGAGGTCAGCCCGGTTTCGCTGAAGTCGATCGGCGAGGGAAATTATTTGGCGTTGGTGCCGGCCGGGCGAGCGGGCATTTGGCAACTGGAACTCAAGATCGATGGGGCTTCGGAGCCGGTGGCACAGTCGTTGACCTTCAACATCAAACGCTAGCGATGGACACAATCCTTGTATTGGTCACGGCGGTCGTGACCGCCAGTGTTTTGGGCAGCATGCACTGCGTCGGCATGTGCGGGCCGCTGGCGATTTGGGCCAGCGGCGGCGGCGACCAAGTCAGCCGCGGCACCTTGGCGGCGTCCACCACGCTGTACCATCTGGGACGATTGCTGACCTACACGCTGGCCGGAGGTGTGGCCGGATTGATCGGCAACATCATCGACATCGGCGGCGACACGCTGGGCATCCAGGTCGCCGCGGCCAGGGTTGTCGGCGCGGCGATGATCGCGATGGGATTGTGGAAGCTTTGGAGCCTCTGGAGGGGCCGATCGAAAAACGTCTCCGCGGCGCCGTCGGCGGTGGGAAAGGTGCTGGTCAAATTGAGGCCGTATATCTTTCGGTTGCCGATCGCCGGTCGCGGATTTGCGACGGGATTGTTGACGACGCTGCTGCCGTGTGGCTGGTTGTATTTGTTCGCGTTGATCGCGGCTGGAACGGGCAGCCCGATGCGTGGGGCGATCGTGATGGCGGCGTTTTGGCTGGGCAGTGTCCCGGCGTTGGTCGGTCTGGTCGCCGGGGTGCGCGTGTTGTCGCTTCGATTTTCACGACTGGTCCCGGGGCTGGCCGCGCTGATGCTGATTTTTGCGGGCTGCTTCACGGCCTCGGGGCGCGGATTCAGTGGTTTGGATTCGCTGGAGGAATTGAAGTCGTCGGGAACGACGATCGAGCAAGTCGAACAATCAGGGGAGAAACCGTTGCCGTGCTGTCAGGTGAAGGATTCTTTCGATCACAAACTGAGCCGCAGGCGCTAGCCTCGGGCCTTACGAGTCTCGAATGGCAATCCAAGGCCCGCGGCTAGCGCCGTCGGTTCATACTTTAGGTGGCATTGGGCTCGCGCCAAACGGCTGACAATCGATTGTCATCAGCCGGCTCGCGCGAGCGCGAGTGGCCTAAACTTAGCGGTAGTGGGCATCAGCCGCCCCCAGTCGCTGCGAGGCAGCGACCGGGAATCGCCTAAAGGCTAGACACGAGCGATTGCTGAATCCCCTTTCTCTGTCCTACCCCAAAAACAAGTTTGGACGAAGCATCTCGACATGTCATCGACCGCATCCACGCCGCAAGCCGATTCGACCTCCCAGCCACAGCGCTGTGAGATCCCTTGTGTGCATTGTGGGTTGCCGACCGTTTGCAGCAGCGCCGACGATCCGACACGGGTGTTTTGCTGCGGTGGTTGCCGTCAGGCGTACGAGTTGATTCATGGTTGGGGGTTGGACGACTATTACGCGATCCGCGACCGGTCGGGCGGATCGACCGGCGTGTTTGCCAAAGCGGACGCGTCTCGCTACGACTGCTTTGACGACGATCAGTATCTGGGGGCGTCGGCGCCCCGACGTGGATCCGACGGCAGCCTGTCGACAGAGCTGTCGGTCAGCGGCTTACACTGCGCGGCGTGCGCGTGGCTGATCGAAAACGTCGCCGGGCGGACGCGGGGATGGCACCTGGCGAGGGTTCGATTGAATCGTCACACCGTTCAGATCGTCTTCGATCCCGAGCAGATCAAGCTCAGCGAAATCGCCCATCTGATCGGCAAGTTGGGTTACACGCTGTCGCCGCTGACGACCGAACCGGTGGACCGTTTCCGCCAGGAGAACCGCCGGTTGTTGATGCAGATCGCCGCGGCCGGTTTTTGTGCGGCCAATGCGATGTGGATCGCGATCGCACTGTATGCCGGTGACGCATCGGGCGTTGCCAGCGAGCACCGACTGTTTTTGCGGATCGCCGCGGCGGTGTTGGGTGTCGCCACGGTTGCGTTTCCAGGCCGGACGTTTTTCGTCAGTGCGCTGGCGGCGCTGCGAAACTGGACGCCGCACATGGACCTGCCGGTCGCGTTGGGGCTTTCGGTGGGCACGATCGTCGGATTGGTCAACGCGATCAGCGGTAGCGGCGAAGTCTATTTTGATTCGCTGGCGATGCTGGTGTTCTTGTTGCTGATCGGGCGTTGGATTCAGTTCCGACAACAGCATCGTGCGGCCAGCGCGGTCGATCTGTTGCTGCGGATCACACCCCAGCATGCCCGATTGATCGATAAAGATTCCGCCGATGCTCCCGCGCGCTGGGTGATGGTCAATTCATTGACCGCGGGGCAGGTGATCCGGGTCAACGTGTCCGAGAGCATTCCCGTTGATGGGCGGATCGTCGAGGGAGAAACGATGGTCGATCGATCGTTATTGACCGGTGAAAGCGTCCCGGTGGAAGCAAGCGTCGGCGACGGCGTGACTGCGGGCACGGTCAACCTGTCGCGACCGATCACGGTGCGTGTCGAAGCGATCGGGTCGGACAGTCGCATCGGGCGGGTGATGGAATCGGTCGAGGCGGCGATGGCTCAGCGAACGCCGATTGTGCAATTGGCCGACCGCATCGGCGGCGTTTTTGTTGTCGTGGTGACGCTGCTGGCGGTGATCGCGTTCGCCGCCTGGGCGCGTCACGGAATCGACCTCGCGACGGCCCATGCGACGTCGTTGTTGATCGTCGCCTGTCCGTGTGCGTTGGCACTGGCGACGCCGCTTGCGATCGCGGTTTCGCTCGGTCGGGCGGCGAAACGAAAGATCTTGATTCGCGACGGCGATGTGCTGCAGCAGCTTAGCGGTCGCGGCACCGTGTGGTTTGACAAGACGGGCACGTTGACCGAAGGACGTCCGCGGGCGGAACTTGTCTATGGACCGACCGAAGCGTTACAGATGGCCGCGGCGATCGAACGCGAGTGTTGTCACCCGATCGCCGATGCGATTCTGCGTGAAGCGGATCGGTTGGATCTTGCGCCGCCGGCGCAGGTGGACGCGATCGAGTTGGAGATGGGGGGGATTTCGGGCCGCTGCGAAGGAAGCCGGGTCGACGTAGGCAACGAAACGTTTCTGCGTCGTCAAGGCGCCGTGCCGTCGACGGAAATCTTGGATCAGACGCAGCGTTGTTTGGAAAATCAAACCACACCCGTGATCGTCGCGATCGATGGCCAAGCGATCGCGGTGCTGGCGATCGCCGATCCGATCAAACGTGACGCCAAATCGACGGTCGATCGGATCCGCCGGTCCGGCTGGGGGGTGGGGATTTTATCGGGTGACCACCGCGAGTTGGTCGACAAAGTGTCGCGCCGGGTCGGCATCGATCCGCAAAATGCGTTGGGCGGCCTTTCGCCGGAAGACAAGTTGAAACAGGTGACTGCCGATGGCGCGGGGCCGGTGGTGATGATCGGCGATGGGGCCAACGACGCGGCGGCGTTGGCGGCGGCGGACGTGGGGATCGCGGTGCGTGGGGGGGCCGAGGTGAGCCTGCAGGCGGCACCGGTGTTCGTCGCGTCGGGGACGCTGGAGAGCGTGGCGGACCTCGTGGACGCGTCGCGGCGGACGAACCATTTGATCCGCACGACGTTTGCGGTTTCGCTGGCGTACAATGTGGTCGCCGTCGTGTTGGCGATGTTGGGATTCATCAGCCCGCTGGTCGCGGCGGTGTTGATGCCGATCAGTTCGGTGTCCGTGTTGTCATTGACACTCGCCTGGCCGACGTTTGCCGATCAGGCAGAATAGCGGTCCGAGCGAATGTGTTGGTGTCCAGGCTTTAGCCGCCCATTGTCGCTGCCTTGCAGCGACCGGGAATCGCCTAAAGGCTAGACACCAACGTTCGCTGAATCGCTTGTTGCTTGTATCCGAGCCATTGAGGTGTTTTTCAAAATGAGTGTGCTGTACATCGCATTGCCGATCGCGTTGCTGCTTGGTGGCGGCGGGCTGTTGGCATGCCTGTATTGCATCCGCGACGGCCAGTACGACGATCTGGATTCGCCCTCGGTCCGAATCCTGGTGGATGAACACCGGGTGGACGATCAAGATGCGCGTGACGGGCCGGTCGACGAAGATTTATCAGGAAGCAATCAAGAACGTGTCTGAACTGAACACTGCTGACGGGAACCGCCGCGCGGAATTTAACGTGTCGGGCATGACTTGCGCCGGCTGCGCACAATCGATCGAGCGATCGTTGTTGCGGCAACCGGACGTGCAATCGGCCGTCGTGAACTTTGCCGGCGGCAACGTGGTGATCAACTACGACCCGGCGAAAACGGACGAAGCCCAATTGGCAGACGTCATCCGCCAGACCGGATTTCAGGTGGAAACGGGGGATCGCGAGACGACGGAGGAAGACCGCCGGAGGGAGCTGCACGCCACGCGGGTGATGTGGTTGGGTGTGGCGCTGACGCTGCCGTTGTTTGTGCTCAGCATGGGCCGAGACTTCGGCCTCTGGGGGCCGTGGGCGCACGCCGATTGGGTGAATTACCTGATGTTCGCCTTGGCGACTCCGGTGCAGTTCTACGTCGGCCGGACGTTTTACGAAGGCGCCTTTCGGTCGCTGCGCAGCCGTGTGGCCAACATGGACGTGTTGGTGACGATGAGCACGTCGGTGGCGTACGCGTTCAGCGTGGCGGTGATGCTGTTGTTGACCGCGGGCAGCGAGCTGTTGGGAACTCACGTCTACTTCGAAACCTCCGCCACGATCATCGCCCTGGTCATGGTCGGTCATTGGATCGAAGGTCGTGCCAAGACGCGAACCAATGGTGCGATCACATCACTGTTGAATCTGCAAGCCAAAACGGCGCGGATCGTGCGTGATGGCAACCAAGTCGACGTGCCGATCGAAGAGGTGGTGCTGGGCGACCATGTGATCGTACGTCCGGGAGAGCGGATCCCCGTTGACGGAGTCGTGATCGCCGGCCAAAGCGTGGTCGACGAGAGCATGATCACCGGCGAAAGCATGCCGGTCCAG containing:
- a CDS encoding cbb3-type cytochrome c oxidase N-terminal domain-containing protein, which codes for MSEAPKTDHAYDGIEEYDNPLPGWWKWLFIASIVFCPFYWVYYHNGAKGRSIQDQYGVALAENTRLQFAEIGDLKLDGPTIARFMAKDSWVKVGESVFRANCVSCHGREGEGKVGPNLTDEAFKNITVLADIGKVINNGAGNGAMPKWSNRLHINEIVLVSAYVAKLRGQNVEGGRPEEGNKIAPWPEPVVEEESDEEGDAKS
- the ccoG gene encoding cytochrome c oxidase accessory protein CcoG: MNKTVPGNDALLDAPEHVLSTMERDGSRRWLRPRLSMGAWWQRRRIVAYLLMVVFVLVPHLRIGGKPVILLDIAGREFTILGRTFLPTDTLLLALLMLTVFVSIVLVTAIAGRAWCGWACPQTVYMEFLFRPIDRLFEGTVGKGGKAKRSVSFPLQIARFAVYVLLCGFLAHTFLAYFVRTDQLKEWVTSSPIEHPVAFVVMAATLGLMLFDFMFFREQLCLIACPYGRFQSVMLDEQSLIVAYDHVRGEPRKRGKHTSGDGAGDCVDCNQCVVVCPTGIDIRNGLQMECVNCTQCIDACDVVMERVGSPKGLIRYSSQDSIAGKAMKMFRARTIVYPLILLLLMSGLVFAISTKSGFDARIIRPGGAPFTMYPDGTASNEFRIRLVNRTSEPQKYGLVSESDDVTIEVLDEDKMSLEPGQSVLVPVHVTFKGSMTRGSGRKVVPATISDKSDNVREVEFSLLGPR
- a CDS encoding FixH family protein; translation: MATATGIESIESAERRAKRFWIALVVFLFAIQCTIMGLVMHLAIGDPSAAVVPDYHNRALNWDEARRTLEAADRLGWQIRFEASDVADDRGMRAIELNITDEQGDGIDNLVVGGKLYHHARADEVSPVSLKSIGEGNYLALVPAGRAGIWQLELKIDGASEPVAQSLTFNIKR
- a CDS encoding sulfite exporter TauE/SafE family protein, translated to MDTILVLVTAVVTASVLGSMHCVGMCGPLAIWASGGGDQVSRGTLAASTTLYHLGRLLTYTLAGGVAGLIGNIIDIGGDTLGIQVAAARVVGAAMIAMGLWKLWSLWRGRSKNVSAAPSAVGKVLVKLRPYIFRLPIAGRGFATGLLTTLLPCGWLYLFALIAAGTGSPMRGAIVMAAFWLGSVPALVGLVAGVRVLSLRFSRLVPGLAALMLIFAGCFTASGRGFSGLDSLEELKSSGTTIEQVEQSGEKPLPCCQVKDSFDHKLSRRR
- a CDS encoding heavy metal translocating P-type ATPase; protein product: MSSTASTPQADSTSQPQRCEIPCVHCGLPTVCSSADDPTRVFCCGGCRQAYELIHGWGLDDYYAIRDRSGGSTGVFAKADASRYDCFDDDQYLGASAPRRGSDGSLSTELSVSGLHCAACAWLIENVAGRTRGWHLARVRLNRHTVQIVFDPEQIKLSEIAHLIGKLGYTLSPLTTEPVDRFRQENRRLLMQIAAAGFCAANAMWIAIALYAGDASGVASEHRLFLRIAAAVLGVATVAFPGRTFFVSALAALRNWTPHMDLPVALGLSVGTIVGLVNAISGSGEVYFDSLAMLVFLLLIGRWIQFRQQHRAASAVDLLLRITPQHARLIDKDSADAPARWVMVNSLTAGQVIRVNVSESIPVDGRIVEGETMVDRSLLTGESVPVEASVGDGVTAGTVNLSRPITVRVEAIGSDSRIGRVMESVEAAMAQRTPIVQLADRIGGVFVVVVTLLAVIAFAAWARHGIDLATAHATSLLIVACPCALALATPLAIAVSLGRAAKRKILIRDGDVLQQLSGRGTVWFDKTGTLTEGRPRAELVYGPTEALQMAAAIERECCHPIADAILREADRLDLAPPAQVDAIELEMGGISGRCEGSRVDVGNETFLRRQGAVPSTEILDQTQRCLENQTTPVIVAIDGQAIAVLAIADPIKRDAKSTVDRIRRSGWGVGILSGDHRELVDKVSRRVGIDPQNALGGLSPEDKLKQVTADGAGPVVMIGDGANDAAALAAADVGIAVRGGAEVSLQAAPVFVASGTLESVADLVDASRRTNHLIRTTFAVSLAYNVVAVVLAMLGFISPLVAAVLMPISSVSVLSLTLAWPTFADQAE
- the ccoS gene encoding cbb3-type cytochrome oxidase assembly protein CcoS, with the translated sequence MSVLYIALPIALLLGGGGLLACLYCIRDGQYDDLDSPSVRILVDEHRVDDQDARDGPVDEDLSGSNQERV